A window of Zingiber officinale cultivar Zhangliang chromosome 5A, Zo_v1.1, whole genome shotgun sequence contains these coding sequences:
- the LOC121981355 gene encoding DNA repair protein UVH3-like: MGVQGLWELLAPVGRRVSVETLAGKKLAIDASIWMVQFMKAMRDEKGEMVRNAHILGFFRRICKLLFLRTKPVFVFDGATPALKRRTVAARRRHRDNARAKIRKTAEKLLLNHLKAKRLEELAAEIKQQRGEAKEKPNNDNDSKGKRVLDSDSEIGTEPSGIRPSGDKGSGVSSQENLDELLAASLAAEEDMDVSTNVLKHSEGGQGKEGDDDDYESEEMIFPIDNIQLDPAVLASLPPSMQLDLLVQMRERIMAENRQKYQKIKKAPTKFSELQIQSYLKTITFRREIDEIQKRAAGRGVAGVQTSRIASEANREFIFSSSFTGDKQMLTSRGIANSGNQDHQALAKPSTSTKSSFLASQSKLLKDVSVDGSAKDFGPDVETYLDEKGHLRVSRVRGLGIRMTRDLQRNLDLMEEYEQEKRKRDNCIDPVTSYTPKEVESESHSENVQLTDTFVSSEGTDKKIHNKETIHGCESAIEISFLDDDNGMNDDFFMQLVSGGQTSNMPSEGVHSDKITNDSESDSIWSEGLVEAVSENPNSLAEEINGSPKADYCASKSTLAENPCEEADMDWAEGVCHEPQETFHCQGESEKHVSKGLLEEEADMQEAIRRSLEDFKDHNSPTVSLVNKDLASSFTDRGFDAEISQNLITSVCLDSNSGASLLHNDEKLDNSSKKEDDNIMTSQANNTSPCKPSDELQNHSYLTKPMEGSCNVNSNTNSKAMDNNSIMVLGLSIPDGRNSCGLDQSSGAGNNNSFSEIMEELVANAGIEQHQVIEKTNIASNFMVDQSMESTLSYPIEVSEASLDNEISLLRQERADLGNEQRILERNAESVNNEMFAECQELLQMFGLPYIIAPTEAEAQCAYMEMTKLVDGVVTDDSDVFLFGARSVFKNIFDDRKYVETYFMKDIESELGLNRENLIRMAMLLGSDYTEGVSGIGIVNAIEVVHAFPEKDGLHKFREWVESPDPNIFDELGTGKKSKKESSKENNDANLMKESVEGDAIKNPSGNGAVKDIFMDKHRNVSKNWHISPSFPSDAVINAYTSPQIDESTEPFMWGKPDLPLLRKLCWEKFGWTNQKADELLVPVLKEYNKHETQLRLEAFYTFNERFAKIRSQRIKKALKGMTDNLSPELTDDLVKEAPSSSRKIAKVSQEHIPENSSGHNFKRRKTRKQSIAQESGKEIVDPDAVVEDSLNSEQCKVVDNNFLSVNKTGKEGRGRGRGRGRGRGRGRDSSRRKSVLKSDSECSNNGKNNDSIADIQVGNQAEVPRAILELRRSSRLLKQVKYAEDFGADENGRTSNQYSSELQEVAREQDRSDNDSAHRIGHSANIDKGTCSFSEDCPSREHLFSGGGFCVDENDGKDNMDQIAANQTHGSTEIHFEDRHGDASYDLKHALEEASCGEYLLSGGGFCIDENNERVVATQSAITNIRDLELAKNSEDPENIGLDNFEKDDTNKELDPQIHSVLDENISLRSYGHTNSGLSAMSSLRRKRWRK, translated from the exons ATGGGAGTGCAAGGGCTGTGGGAGCTACTCGCTCCCGTCGGCCGCCGCGTCTCCGTCGAAACCCTAGCCGGAAAGAAGCTCGCCATCG ACGCCAGCATATGGATGGTCCAGTTCATGAAGGCGATGCGGGACGAAAAGGGGGAGATGGTCCGCAACGCTCACATCCTCGGCTTCTTCCGCAGGATCTGCAAGCTCCTCTTCCTCCGGACAAAGCCTGTTTTCGTCTTCGACGGAGCCACCCCCGCCCTCAAGCGCCGCACTGTCGCTGCGCGCAGACGCCACCGTGATAACGCCCGCGCTAAGATCCGCAAGACCGCTGAGAAGCTCCTCCTCAATCAT CTCAAGGCAAAGAGACTAGAAGAATTGGCAGCGGAGATTAAGCAGCAGAGGGGAGAAGCTAAGGAAAAGCCGAATAATGATAATGACTCAAAAGGCAAAAGGGTGTTGGATTCGGATAGTGAAATTGGGACTGAGCCAAGTGGAATCAGACCTAGTGGTGACAAAGGTTCTGGGGTCTCTTCCCaggaaaaccttgatgaatt ACTGGCTGCATCTCTTGCCGCTGAGGAAGATATGGATGTCTCTACTAATGTGCTTAAGCATTCTGAAGGTGGTCAGGGTaaagagggagatgatgatgattaTGAAAGTGAAGAAATGATTTTT CCTATAGACAATATTCAATTGGATCCAGCAGTTTTAGCCTCATTGCCTCCATCAATGCAACTTGATCTTCTTGTTCAG ATGAGGGAGAGAATCATGGCTGAGAACAGGCAGAAATATCAGAAGATTAAAAAG GCCCCTACTAAATTTTCTGAGCTGCAAATACAATCATATCTTAAAACTATTACTTTTAGGAGGGAGATAGATGAAATACAGAAACGTGCAGCTGGTAGAGGTGTAGCTGGTGTGCAAACTTCAAGGATTGCTTCTGAAGCGAACAGGGAGTTTATCTTTTCGTCATCATTTACTGGTGATAAACA GATGCTTACATCCAGAGGAATTGCTAATAGTGGAAATCAGGATCATCAGGCCTTGGCCAAGCCAAGCACCTCAACAAAGTCGAGCTTCCTCGCTAGTCAGTCTAAATTGCTAAAAGATGTTTCTGTAGATGGAAGTGCAAAAGATTTTGGTCCTGATGTTGAGACATATCTTGATGAGAAAGGGCACCTTCGAGTTAGCAGAGTGAGAGGATTGGGAATTCGTATGACTCGTGATTTGCAGAGGAATTTGGATTTGATGGAAGAGTATGAGcaggagaaaagaaagagagataaCTGCATTGATCCAGTGACTTCCTACACCCCAAAAGAAGTTGAATCCGAAAGTCATTCTGAAAATGTTCAACTTACAGACACATTTGTAAGTAGTGAAGGAACAGATAAGAAAATTCATAACAAAGAGACTATCCATGGATGTGAAAGTGCAATTGAGATATCCTTCTTAGATGATGATAATGGGATGAATGATGACTTCTTCATGCAGTTAGTGTCTGGAGGTCAAACATCTAACATGCCATCAGAAGGTGTTCATTCAGACAAAATTACAAATGATTCTGAGTCTGATTCCATCTGGAGTGAGGGTCTGGTTGAGGCGGTTAGCGAAAATCCAAACAGTTTAGCAGAGGAGATAAATGGAAGTCCAAAAGCTGACTATTGCGCAAGCAAATCTACTTTAGCTGAGAACCCATGTGAAGAAGCTGACATGGATTGGGCTGAAGGTGTTTGTCATGAGCCTCAAGAAACTTTTCATTGCCAAGGTGAATCTGAAAAACATGTTTCAAAAGGATTGCTCGAGGAGGAAGCTGATATGCAAGAAGCAATAAGGAGAAGTCTGGAAGATTTTAAAGATCACAATTCCCCAACTGTTTCTTTAGTAAATAAAGATTTAGCAAGTTCATTCACAGACCGGGGCTTTGATGCTGAAATTTCACAGAATCTGATAACATCTGTTTGCCTAGACTCTAATTCTGGAGCTAGCTTATTGCATAATGATGAAAAGTTGGATAATTCCAGCAAAAAAGAGGATGATAACATAATGACATCACAGGCAAACAATACTTCACCATGCAAACCTTCTGATGAACTCCAAAATCATTCTTATTTGACTAAACCCATGGAGGGATCTTGTAATGTTAATTCTAATACCAATTCAAAGGCCATGGATAATAACTCTATAATGGTTCTTGGTCTCTCTATTCCTGATGGTCGGAATAGTTGTGGATTGGATCAGTCTTCTGGAGCAGGGAACAATAATTCATTTTCTGAAATTATGGAGGAATTGGTGGCTAATGCTGGCATAGAGCAACATCAAGTTATTGAGAAAACTAATATTGCTTCTAATTTTATGGTAGACCAAAGCATGGAAAGTACTCTTAGTTATCCAATAGAAGTATCTGAAGCTAGTCTGGACAATGAAATTTCACTACTTAGACAAGAACGTGCAGATCTTGGTAATGAGCAAAGGATTCTTGAGCGCAATGCCGAATCTGTGAACAATGAGATGTTCGCTGAGTGTCAG GAACtattacaaatgtttggattgcCTTACATAATTGCACCTACAGAAGCTGAAGCTCAATGTGCTTATATGGAAATGACAAAGCTTGTTGATGGTGTTGTAACTGATGATTCTGATGTCTTCTTGTTTGGGGCTCGAAGTGTCTTCAAGAACATATTTGATGATAGGAAGTATGTTGAGACGTATTTCATGAAG GACATTGAATCTGAGCTTGGATTAAATCGAGAAAATTTGATCCGTATGGCAATGCTTCTTGGAAGTGATTATACAGAAGGAGTCAG TGGAATTGGCATTGTCAATGCCATTGAAGTTGTGCATGCATTTCCTGAGAAAGATGGCCTCCATAAATTTAGGGAATGGGTTGAGTCTCCTGATCCAAATATATTTGATGAACTTGGAACTGGTAAGAAGTCAAAAAAGGAATCCTCAAAAGAAAACAATGACGCAAATCTAATGAAAGAGAGTGTTGAGGGTGATGCAATCAAGAACCCTTCTGGCAATGGGGCCGTCAAAGACATCTTTATGGATAAGCAT AGAAATGTGAGCAAGAATTGgcatatttctccatcatttccTAGTGATGCAGTTATTAATGCATATACATCACCTCAAATTGATGAATCAACTGAACCTTTCATGTGGGGAAAGCCAGATTTGCCTTTACTTCGCAA GTTGTGTTGGGAAAAGTTTGGGTGGACTAATCAGAAGGCTGATGAGTTACTTGTACCAGTTCTGAAGGAGTACAACAAGCATGAG ACGCAATTGCGGCTGGAAGCATTCTACACATTCAATGAAAGGTTTGCAAAAATACGTAGCCAGCGAATTAAGAAGGCTTTGAAAGGAATGACAGACAACTTGTCACCTGAGTTGACTGATGATCTTGTTAAAGAGGCACCCAGTTCTAGTAGAAAAATAGCAAAAGTATCACAGGAACATATACCTGAGAATTCTTCTGGTCATAACTTCAAAAGAAGGAAAACTCGAAAACAATCAATAGCACAGGAATCTGGAAAAGAGATTGTGGATCCAGATGCTGTGGTTGAAGATTCACTGAATTCTGAACAATGTAAAGTAgttgataataattttttgaGTGTGAATAAGACTGGGAAAGAGGGAagaggaaggggaaggggaaggggaaggggaaggggaagggggAGGGATAGCAGTCGAAGAAAGAGTGTGCTGAAGTCTGACTCTGAATGTAGTAataatggaaaaaataatgattCTATTGCTGATATTCAAGTGGGAAATCAAGCTGAAGTGCCCAGAGCAATTTTAGAATTGCGTAGA TCCAGCAGGCTGCTGAAACAAGTTAAATATGCAGAAGATTTTGGAGCCGATGAAAATGGTAGGACTTCAAACCAGTATAGTAGTGAGCTGCAAGAAGTTGCAAGAGAGCAGGACCGAAGTGATAATGACAGTGCGCATAGAATTGGGCATTCTGCCAATATTGACAAAGGAACATGTTCATTTTCAGAGGATTGCCCTTCCCGAGAGCATCTTTTCTCAGGCGGTGGGTTTTGTGTTGATGAGAATGATGGAAAAGATAATATGGACCAGATTGCTGCCAACCAAACACATGGTTCAACAGAGATTCATTTTGAAGATAGGCATGGAGATGCTAGCTATGACCTCAAGCATGCTCTGGAGGAAGCATCTTGTGGAGAGTATTTGCTTAGTGGTGGTGGTTTCTGCATTGATGAGAATAATGAAAGAGTTGTTGCAACTCAGTCAGCTATAACTAACATCAGAGATTTGGAGCTTGCTAAGAACTCTGAAGATCCTGAAAATATTGGCTTGGATAATTTTGAGAAAGACGACACCAACAAAGAGTTGGATCCTCAAATTCATTCAGTGCttgatgaaaatattagtttGCGTTCTTATGGTCATACCAACTCTGGTTTAAGTGCTATGTCTTCCTTAAGACGGAAGCGGTGGAGAAAATGA